In Myxococcus xanthus, the genomic window CCCCCTGGGCCCCGGCACGCGAGCGGTGTGGAGTGACGCGGAGCTCGCCTCCCGCTTCCCGGACCTGCTCGAGTGGCGGGACGGCCTGTATGCGAAGCACCGCCGTCCCTGAACCACTCGCGCGCGGACCTGTCAAACAGCGCCCTGAAAAGCGAAACGGCGCCAGCCTCGTGAGAGGTGGCGCCGTGGAGCCGAAGCCCGGAGGCTCAGCCCGGCTGGCAGACCTGCCGGAGGATGTCGAGCGACTCCAGCGCCTTGCCCGCGCCAATCACGACGGCGGAGAGCGGGTCCTCGGCGAGGAACACGGGCAGGCCCGTCTCCTCGCGCAGCAGCGTGTCCAGGTTCTTCAGGAGCGCGCCGCCACCGGCCAGGACGATGCCGCGGTCGGCGATGTCGCCGGCGAGCTCGGGGGGAGTGCGCTCCAGCGTCAGCTTCACCGCCTCGACGATGCCGTTGACGGGCTCCGCCAGCGCGTCACGCACTTCGTCGCTGGACACCGTGAGCGTGCGCGGCACGCCGGCCACCAGGTCGCGACCCTTGATCTCCATGGTCATGACCTCGTCCGTCGGGTACGCGGTGCCGATGCCCATCTTGATGAGCTCCGCCGTGCGCTCACCGATGAGCAGGTTGTACTTGCGCTTGACGTACTGGATGATGGCCTCGTCCAGCTTGTCGCCGCCGATGCGCACGCTCTTGGCGAACACGATGCCGGCGAGGCTGATGACCGCGACGTCGGACGTGCCACCGCCGATGTCCACTATCATGTTGCCGCTGGGCTCCGTCACCGGAAGGCCCGCGCCAATGGCCGCCGCCATGGGCTGCTCGATGAGGTAGACCTCGCGGGCGCCCGCGTTGGCCGCCGCCTCGCGCACCGCGCGGCGCTCCACCTCGGTGATGCCGGAGGGGATGCCGATGATGATGCGCGGATTGACGAGCGTCTTGCGGTTGTGCGCGCTCTGGATGAAGTAGCGCAGCATCGCGGCCGTGATTTCGAAGTCCGCGATGACGCCGTC contains:
- a CDS encoding rod shape-determining protein produces the protein MFDWLHTLFSRDLAIDLGTANTLIYIRGQGIVSNEPSVVAVQQDARGGKKVLAVGKEAKEMLGRTPGNIVAIRPMKDGVIADFEITAAMLRYFIQSAHNRKTLVNPRIIIGIPSGITEVERRAVREAAANAGAREVYLIEQPMAAAIGAGLPVTEPSGNMIVDIGGGTSDVAVISLAGIVFAKSVRIGGDKLDEAIIQYVKRKYNLLIGERTAELIKMGIGTAYPTDEVMTMEIKGRDLVAGVPRTLTVSSDEVRDALAEPVNGIVEAVKLTLERTPPELAGDIADRGIVLAGGGALLKNLDTLLREETGLPVFLAEDPLSAVVIGAGKALESLDILRQVCQPG